The Megalops cyprinoides isolate fMegCyp1 chromosome 12, fMegCyp1.pri, whole genome shotgun sequence genome contains a region encoding:
- the si:dkey-288a3.2 gene encoding protein phosphatase 1 regulatory subunit 37 → MTGGKEDNNAELASMSPFPKKCKGEKHVSFPPDEEIVSGFAEHKDALREADSITLMEVISAYKRSCLKHQVEPKSKILEQLQEVTNLTTRARCLDLKGERLDYHVCESLEDILKLVQFDFISLRETELEENGASSLLDMILYYESTTHLDISSNTSIGVSGWKALSHLIQQSGCLWRLDACNMPISEYPAQALSKALLTSRLAVLRLENTCLSGRPLFTLVGTLKGNTALQELSLANNNLNSFQDAMQLGELLKYSSCIKSLDLSNNQISDPGLEEICEGLRVQKFGIRNLVLWNNQITHRSMVHLAKVLPLVTLETLNLGHNELQNDGIQILKEPLIANRSILRLGLAHTKISCEGAVTLAEFVAESAQIQRLDIRKNPVRTGGVMALSLALRINRSLVRVDLDRNLKEEKHFHLSAEGYYGVTLRSSPSCPPRAVLPEPRWTAEPGSFPCPSSWIVRAAEEAPLLGGVWQSLSLSHRPCLPGRHGGEIIGFVVTSSSCQELASALVRDEDITVTGP, encoded by the exons ATGACAGGAGGCAAGGAAGATAACAATGCAGAGCTGGCTTCTATGTCCCCGTTtccaaaaaaatgcaaaggtgAAAAGCATGTATCTTTCCCACCGGATGAAGAGATAGTCTCAGGCTTCGCTGAGCACAAGGACGCATTGAGGGAGG CTGACAGCATCACCTTGATGGAAGTGATATCAGCCTATAAAAGGAGTTGTCTGAAGCACCAAGTGGAACCCAAATCAAAGATTTTGGAGCAGCTCCAG GAAGTTACCAACTTGACAACTAGGGCCAGATGCCTAGATCTGAAAG GTGAACGATTAGATTACCATGTGTGTGAATCTCTTGAAGATATACTGAAATTAGTGCAGTTTGATTTCATCAGTCTACGGGAGACAGAACTGGAGGAGAAT GGAGCCTCCTCCTTGTTGGATATGATTTTATACTATGAATCAACAACACATCTTGACATCTCGTCCAACACAAGTATTGGAGTTTCTGGCTGGAAAGCGCTCTCTCATTTGATTCAGCAG AGCGGTTGCCTATGGAGACTGGATGCCTGCAACATGCCCATCTCAGAGTACCCGGCACAGGCCCTGTCAAAAGCCCTTCTCACCAGCAGGCTGGCGGTGTTGCGTCTCGAAAACACCTGCCTAAGTGGCAGGCCCCTCTTCACACTCG TTGGGACTCTGAAGGGGAACACAGCCCTACAAGAACTCTCTCTTGCCAACAATAACCTCAACAGTTTCCAAGACGCCATGCAACTGGGAGAACTTCTCAAGTACAGCAGTTGTATAAAGTCACTGGACCTGAGCAATAACCAGATTTCAGATCCAG GACTGGAAGAAATATGTGAGGGGTTAAGAGTTCAGAAATTTGGGATAAGAAACCTGGTGCTTTGGAACAACCAAATAACTCACAGGAGCATGGTCCATCTGGCAAAGGTTTTG CCCCTTGTAACACTTGAAACACTGAATTTGGGACATAACGAGCTGCAGAATGATGGGATCCAGATACTTAAAGAGCCTCTGATTGCCAACCGGTCTATCCTGCGCCTGGGCCTGGCCCACACAAAAATTAGTTGCGAAG GTGCTGTGACGCTTGCCGAGTTCGTCGCTGAAAGTGCGCAAATCCAGCGACTTGACATTCGTAAGAATCCGGTCCGAACTGGCGGTGTAATGGCGCTCTCGCTGGCTCTGAGGATCAACCGGTCTCTGGTCAGGGTGGACCTGGACAGAAACCTGAAAGAGGAGAAG CACTTCCACCTTTCGGCTGAAGGTTATTACGGTGTGACTTTGCGCTCCTCTCCAAGTTGCCCTCCGCGAGCTGTGCTCCCGGAGCCACGGTGGACCGCGGAGCCGGGTTCCTTTCCCTGTCCCTCCAGCTGGATCGTCAGGGCCGCCGAGGAAGCTCCCCTGCTGGGGGGAGTGTGGCAgtccctgtccctgtcacaCCGTCCCTGCCTGCCCGGGCGCCATGGAGGGGAGATAATTGGATTTGTTGTCACCTCCAGTAGCTGCCAGGAGCTGGCGTCTGCTCTGGTTAGGGATGAAGACATCACCGTGACAGGACCCTGA